A window of Cohnella herbarum contains these coding sequences:
- a CDS encoding stalk domain-containing protein, with translation MKRSKIIVLLVVIALFYTAGVGYAASNLTEIKAYLNGDIKFIKNGVNWRPTDDKGNEVLPIVYNGTTYLPLRVIANGFDVPVSYDGANRTVLLGSSNTALNFYSERVKVENKALFLYDVINKQQLVFGGKQYNGAYAFTADYLESGSIKIDFGEKFNTLHLVIVGKENLKFKVYNGNKQQLSDEISLVKGEVKEIDIDLQGSQHALIYGYGAAQNLKLEELPLIYVLKDSFATNGETPPGGLVMPEDTGTGVPDIK, from the coding sequence ATGAAAAGGTCCAAAATCATCGTATTGCTTGTCGTAATCGCTTTATTCTATACAGCGGGCGTAGGTTATGCCGCGAGCAATCTTACCGAGATTAAAGCGTATTTGAACGGGGATATCAAATTTATCAAGAACGGCGTTAATTGGCGACCGACCGACGATAAAGGAAACGAAGTACTGCCGATCGTCTATAATGGAACGACCTACCTTCCGCTTCGGGTAATCGCGAACGGCTTCGATGTCCCGGTGTCCTATGACGGGGCAAACCGTACGGTACTTCTCGGCAGTTCTAACACGGCTCTGAATTTTTATTCCGAACGAGTTAAAGTCGAAAATAAAGCCCTCTTTCTATACGATGTTATCAATAAGCAGCAGCTTGTATTCGGCGGAAAGCAATATAACGGAGCTTATGCATTCACGGCGGATTACCTGGAGAGCGGATCTATTAAGATTGATTTTGGCGAGAAATTCAACACCTTGCACCTCGTTATCGTTGGAAAAGAGAATCTGAAGTTTAAAGTATACAACGGCAATAAACAGCAGCTGTCCGATGAAATAAGCCTTGTTAAAGGCGAGGTCAAGGAAATCGATATCGATCTGCAAGGAAGCCAGCATGCGTTGATCTACGGCTATGGCGCCGCTCAAAATCTAAAACTCGAAGAACTCCCGCTCATTTACGTTCTGAAGGACAGCTTCGCGACGAACGGCGAGACCCCG
- a CDS encoding RNA polymerase sigma factor, which produces MTLADNEILAALEPGNGTFEQLRTTLNRYCLSLTECPWDAEDLAQDTWVKALSSLKYFNHHNPEALLLRIAKNAWIDRTRRQSVLVRILKSEQIAASLPDNGFLEIEIALHALMEHLSPLQRTVFLLREVFDFSIAETAAKLQTTEGAVKAALHRARKSLDAIRGDMEAGTIPLPSEEHERTFLRALASAYRTGDVPTLVELAMQVYAEPVMAIGVLQTPLSRQSHAVQPMANSHFYSHSATQSFMRMVS; this is translated from the coding sequence ATGACCTTGGCCGATAATGAAATACTCGCCGCGCTCGAACCGGGCAACGGAACCTTCGAACAATTGCGAACGACGTTGAACAGATATTGTCTTTCTCTCACGGAATGCCCATGGGATGCAGAGGATTTAGCGCAGGACACTTGGGTTAAAGCGCTTAGCTCGTTGAAATACTTTAACCATCATAATCCCGAAGCGCTATTGCTGCGAATCGCCAAGAACGCTTGGATCGACCGAACGAGAAGACAATCCGTACTCGTCCGAATCTTGAAGAGCGAACAGATCGCCGCCTCCTTGCCGGACAACGGATTTCTCGAGATCGAAATAGCGCTTCATGCCCTGATGGAGCATTTATCCCCTCTGCAGAGAACCGTTTTCTTGCTAAGGGAAGTGTTCGACTTTTCGATTGCCGAAACCGCCGCCAAACTTCAAACGACGGAAGGCGCGGTGAAAGCAGCTCTCCATCGCGCTCGAAAGTCGCTGGACGCGATTCGAGGGGACATGGAAGCAGGCACGATTCCTTTGCCGTCAGAGGAGCATGAACGGACATTTCTCCGGGCGCTTGCTTCCGCTTATCGCACGGGAGACGTTCCGACGCTCGTCGAACTTGCCATGCAAGTCTACGCGGAGCCCGTCATGGCAATCGGCGTCTTACAAACCCCGCTTTCACGTCAATCGCATGCCGTGCAGCCTATGGCCAACTCCCACTTCTACTCTCACTCCGCGACGCAGAGTTTCATGCGAATGGTTTCCTAA